In a single window of the Natator depressus isolate rNatDep1 chromosome 24, rNatDep2.hap1, whole genome shotgun sequence genome:
- the LOC141977318 gene encoding uncharacterized protein LOC141977318 codes for MTESTAQQKMELARFQAEEKQKEHERQIELMQLEKEVQKAAHRREMEARKHVEEEKEKERKHVEEEKEKERKHALEMEKVKAQQNIPTNPSNPSPGTTPHPRKFPTYKAGDDTEAFLENFERACLGYNISTDQYMVELRPQLSGPLAEVAAEMPKEHMNKYELFKSKARVRMGITPEQSRRRFRALRWKPEVSFTRHAYHIVKHGDAWISGASVESPVDLPFLMQMEQFLEGVPEEIERYILDGKPKTVIEAGEIGARWVEVAEKKKTGRSWSGDQKGQPQTTPYYQGPPKAPPTSQRTLQTPYRPTTPFSSNPPRPSDPSAGRCFKCNELGHVKANCPKNPNR; via the coding sequence atgacagaatccacagcacaacaaaagatggaattagccagatttcaggctgaggaaaaacaaaaggaacatgaaagacagatagaactcatgcagctggaaaaggaggtacagaaggctgcccacaggagggaaatggaggcaaggaagcatgtggaggaggagaaggaaaaagagaggaagcatgtggaggaggagaaggaaaaagagaggaagcatgcactggagatggagaaggtaaaggctcagcagaatataccaacaaaccctagcaatccttctccaggtaccactccccatcccagaaagttccccacctacaaggcaggtgatgatactgaggccttcttagaaaacttcgaaagggcctgccttgggtacaacatctctactgaccaatacatggtagagctgaggccgcagctcagtggacccttagctgaggtggcagctgaaatgcctaaagaacacatgaacaagtatgaactgtttaaatccaaggcgagagtcagaatggggataacacccgagcagtctcgtcggaggttcagagccctaaggtggaaaccagaggtgtcatttacccgacatgcctaccacattgtgaaacatggggatgcctggatatctggagcaagtgttgaatctccagtagatttgcccttcctaatgcaaatggaacaattcttagagggtgttcctgaggaaatagaaagatacatcctagatgggaagcccaaaactgtaatcgaggcaggagagattggagccagatgggtggaggtggcagagaagaagaaaactggtcgcagttggagcggagaccagaagggacaaccccagaccacaccctattaccaggggccgcccaaagccccacctacctcccaaagaaccctccagaccccttatcgtcccaccaccccgttctccagcaaccctcctcgccccagtgacccgtcagctggacgatgttttaaatgtaacgagctggggcatgtaaaggccaactgccccaagaaccccaacagataa